The Bacillus vallismortis genome window below encodes:
- the guaA gene encoding glutamine-hydrolyzing GMP synthase translates to MTKLVNEMILVLDFGSQYNQLITRRIREFGVYSELHPHTLTAEEIKEMNPKGIILSGGPNSVYDENSFRCDEKIFELDIPVLGICYGMQLMTHYLGGKVEAASQREYGKANIHIEGAPDLFKDLPNEQVVWMSHGDLVVEVPEGFTVDATSHHCPNSAMSKADKKWYGVQFHPEVRHSEYGNDLLKNFVFGVCECEGKWSMENFIEIEMQKIRETVGDKQVLCALSGGVDSSVVAVLIHKAIGDQLTCIFVDHGLLRKGEAEGVMKTFSEGFNMNVIKVDAQDRFLNKLKGVSDPEQKRKIIGNEFIYVFDDEADKLKGIDYLAQGTLYTDIIESGTATAQTIKSHHNVGGLPEDMQFELIEPLNTLFKDEVRALGTELGIPDDIVWRQPFPGPGLGIRVLGEVTEEKLEIVRESDAILREEVANHGLERDIWQYFTVLPDIRSVGVMGDARTYDYTIGIRAVTSIDGMTSDWARIPWDVLEVISTRIVNEVKHINRVVYDITSKPPATIEWE, encoded by the coding sequence ATGACAAAGTTAGTGAATGAAATGATTCTTGTCCTTGATTTCGGCAGTCAGTATAACCAGCTGATTACACGCCGTATCCGTGAATTCGGTGTATACAGCGAGCTGCATCCCCATACATTGACGGCTGAAGAAATTAAAGAAATGAATCCGAAAGGAATTATTTTATCCGGCGGTCCAAACAGTGTGTATGATGAAAACTCTTTCCGCTGTGACGAGAAAATCTTCGAGCTTGATATTCCTGTTTTGGGAATTTGCTACGGCATGCAGTTGATGACTCATTACCTTGGCGGTAAAGTTGAAGCGGCAAGCCAGCGTGAATACGGAAAAGCAAACATCCACATCGAAGGCGCACCTGATTTGTTCAAAGATCTTCCGAACGAACAAGTGGTTTGGATGAGCCACGGCGATTTGGTTGTAGAAGTTCCTGAAGGCTTCACTGTTGACGCGACAAGCCATCACTGCCCGAATTCAGCGATGAGCAAAGCGGACAAAAAATGGTACGGCGTTCAGTTCCATCCGGAAGTGCGCCACTCTGAATACGGCAATGACCTTCTGAAAAACTTTGTATTCGGCGTTTGCGAATGTGAAGGCAAATGGTCAATGGAGAACTTTATCGAAATTGAAATGCAAAAAATCCGTGAAACGGTCGGAGATAAGCAGGTTCTTTGCGCGCTAAGCGGCGGCGTTGATTCCTCTGTTGTTGCTGTTTTGATTCATAAAGCGATCGGCGACCAGCTGACTTGTATCTTTGTAGACCATGGTCTTCTCCGTAAAGGCGAGGCTGAAGGGGTTATGAAAACATTCAGCGAAGGCTTTAACATGAACGTCATTAAAGTAGACGCACAAGACAGATTCTTAAATAAACTAAAAGGCGTTTCTGATCCTGAGCAAAAACGCAAAATCATCGGTAATGAATTCATTTACGTGTTCGATGATGAAGCGGACAAGCTCAAAGGCATCGACTATCTTGCACAAGGAACGCTTTACACTGATATCATCGAGAGCGGTACGGCAACGGCGCAAACGATCAAATCTCACCACAATGTCGGCGGGCTTCCAGAAGACATGCAGTTTGAACTGATCGAGCCGTTAAACACGCTCTTCAAAGACGAAGTGCGCGCGCTTGGCACAGAGCTCGGCATTCCCGATGACATCGTATGGCGCCAGCCTTTCCCAGGACCGGGACTCGGAATCCGCGTACTTGGCGAAGTAACAGAAGAAAAACTGGAAATCGTTCGTGAATCAGATGCGATTTTACGTGAAGAAGTTGCGAATCACGGATTAGAGCGTGATATTTGGCAATACTTCACTGTTCTTCCTGACATCCGCAGCGTTGGTGTTATGGGTGACGCGAGAACATATGATTACACAATCGGAATCCGCGCCGTTACTTCAATTGACGGCATGACATCTGACTGGGCGCGTATCCCGTGGGATGTGCTTGAAGTCATTTCGACACGTATCGTAAACGAAGTGAAGCACATTAACCGCGTGGTGTACGATATTACAAGTAAGCCGCCTGCGACGATTGAGTGGGAATAA
- a CDS encoding sigma-70 family RNA polymerase sigma factor, which yields MKEERLITKARKGNARAFEKLMLAHQETLYKTAYLYLRNKEDALDAVQETAYKAFIHIEKLKEPKYFLTWLTRILIHSIFAMNKKKGDLVPIEKQHDTGTDQANIEEYMDLRNAIDSLDEHVQLTIQLYYFQDYSISMIAEQTGMAEGTIKTHLHRARKALKQELEKEDQNKWTNTK from the coding sequence GTGAAGGAAGAAAGATTGATTACAAAGGCGAGAAAAGGAAATGCTCGAGCCTTTGAAAAGCTTATGCTGGCACATCAGGAGACGTTATATAAAACAGCCTATCTCTATTTAAGAAACAAAGAAGATGCACTTGATGCTGTACAGGAAACGGCTTATAAAGCCTTTATTCATATAGAAAAACTAAAAGAGCCAAAGTATTTTTTAACGTGGCTTACTCGAATACTGATTCATTCCATTTTCGCCATGAATAAAAAGAAAGGAGATTTGGTTCCGATTGAGAAACAGCATGATACTGGCACTGATCAAGCCAATATCGAGGAATACATGGATTTGCGAAATGCGATTGATTCACTTGATGAACATGTTCAGCTCACGATTCAGCTCTATTATTTTCAAGATTATTCGATTTCAATGATAGCTGAACAAACAGGAATGGCAGAAGGCACAATTAAAACACATTTACATAGAGCAAGAAAAGCTTTGAAACAGGAGCTGGAAAAGGAGGACCAAAACAAATGGACAAATACCAAGTAA
- a CDS encoding DUF4179 domain-containing protein has translation MDKYQVKQMYDEIKVPKKALKKAIHQAVVRAENESNSRRRFKWGRILTNGIAVTAVVGILYLTSGLFLPSVNKAMGSIPIVGQIYKDFQDKVGLSLFKSNLVTALNEKAESRGITVSVNSSYYDAGQLVYIFTVDNFQSDEKEIMYDVDEASYNDKFSINYDFLMLKKLNNKQYAGQLRIYTNGTEIKNGDTVPFVITHINEIQGNWRFNLPITKKNASYLESSKEVSAYHNRYQFSNIQVENGKLGSVLQFTIDYQGIAKNDEVEINEVKDDLGNTYEMSASNIELGDRKKVNKRTVRAKGQTQLKSPINPKAKKLTLIADIRFEAEGSEIVPLNAEMPFRVSETNHQNIGIEINNMKQEGRKVLVYYRFTGVDTSSMNEDDLVNIGEMIGLGDMKKMQSWPDPMAYYEEGYYLKWNKAEVKNMNTAEMVSTFELDDAYLDKLSLKHFEFNEYGLYIDKGVLNDLVQRKPFSFTVPVHQVSQPAKIK, from the coding sequence ATGGACAAATACCAAGTAAAACAGATGTATGACGAAATAAAAGTGCCAAAGAAAGCACTCAAAAAGGCAATACATCAAGCTGTCGTTCGTGCTGAAAATGAAAGTAACAGCAGGCGCCGTTTTAAATGGGGACGAATCCTAACAAATGGTATCGCTGTTACTGCTGTGGTAGGTATACTGTATTTAACGTCCGGTCTTTTTCTGCCATCTGTAAACAAAGCGATGGGAAGCATACCCATTGTCGGCCAAATTTATAAGGATTTTCAAGATAAAGTTGGCCTATCATTGTTTAAAAGCAATTTGGTCACAGCTTTGAATGAAAAAGCAGAGTCTAGGGGAATCACTGTTTCTGTAAATAGCTCATATTACGATGCCGGACAGCTTGTCTATATCTTTACTGTGGATAACTTCCAGTCTGATGAAAAAGAGATCATGTATGATGTGGACGAAGCGAGTTATAACGACAAGTTTTCAATCAACTACGATTTCTTAATGCTTAAAAAATTAAATAACAAGCAATACGCAGGACAATTAAGGATTTATACAAATGGTACTGAAATAAAAAATGGGGATACTGTGCCTTTTGTGATTACTCATATCAATGAAATACAGGGGAATTGGAGATTTAATCTGCCTATTACCAAAAAGAATGCAAGTTATTTAGAAAGTTCAAAGGAGGTATCGGCTTATCATAATCGTTATCAATTTTCCAATATTCAAGTGGAAAACGGAAAACTTGGATCTGTCCTTCAATTTACAATAGATTATCAAGGCATAGCAAAGAATGATGAGGTTGAAATTAACGAGGTCAAAGATGATTTAGGAAACACATATGAGATGTCAGCGTCAAACATCGAACTTGGAGACCGCAAAAAAGTAAACAAGAGAACGGTAAGAGCAAAAGGCCAAACACAGTTAAAATCACCAATCAATCCAAAAGCGAAAAAGCTGACATTAATAGCAGATATTAGATTTGAGGCTGAGGGCAGTGAAATCGTTCCGCTAAATGCAGAGATGCCGTTTCGTGTTTCAGAAACAAACCATCAAAACATAGGGATTGAAATCAATAACATGAAACAAGAAGGGAGGAAAGTATTGGTTTATTACCGCTTCACTGGAGTTGATACTTCAAGTATGAACGAAGATGACTTAGTGAATATAGGTGAAATGATTGGCCTTGGTGATATGAAAAAAATGCAATCATGGCCTGATCCAATGGCTTATTATGAAGAAGGTTATTATTTGAAATGGAATAAAGCTGAAGTGAAAAATATGAACACAGCCGAAATGGTATCTACTTTTGAACTGGATGATGCCTATCTTGATAAGCTTTCTTTAAAGCATTTTGAGTTTAATGAATATGGTCTTTATATTGATAAAGGCGTTTTAAATGACCTGGTTCAACGAAAGCCATTCTCGTTTACTGTACCAGTGCATCAGGTGAGTCAGCCTGCCAAGATAAAATAA
- the pbuG gene encoding hypoxanthine/guanine permease PbuG, with amino-acid sequence MKKFFQFDELGTSYRNEIIGGLTTFLSMAYILFVNPITLALESVKDFPEALRIDQGAVFTATALASAAGCILMGLIARYPIAIAPGMGLNAFFAFSVVLGMGISWQAALSGVFISGLIFVALSLTGFREKIINAIPPELKLAVGAGIGLFITFVGLQGSGIITSNPSTLVTIGNIHSGPVLLTIFGVIVTVILMVLRVNAGVFIGMLLTAVAGMIFGLVPVPTQIIGSVPSLEPTFGQAWLHLPDIFSVQMLIVILTFLFVGFFDTAGTLVAVATQAGLMKENKLPRAGRALLADSSSIVIGAMLGTSTTTSYVESSSGVAAGARSGFAAIVTGILFLLATFFSPLLSVVTSNVTAPALIIVGALMVAPLGKIAWDKFEVAVPAFLTMIMMPLTYSIATGIAIGFIFYPITMVCKGKAKEVHPIMYGLFIVFILYFIFLK; translated from the coding sequence TTGAAAAAGTTTTTTCAGTTTGATGAGCTGGGCACCAGCTATCGCAATGAAATCATTGGCGGATTAACGACTTTTTTATCTATGGCATATATTCTGTTCGTCAATCCGATTACACTTGCTTTGGAGAGCGTGAAAGATTTTCCGGAAGCGCTGAGAATTGACCAAGGCGCGGTCTTTACAGCGACAGCGCTGGCGTCTGCGGCAGGCTGTATCTTAATGGGACTGATCGCGAGATATCCGATCGCCATCGCGCCAGGTATGGGGCTGAACGCGTTTTTTGCGTTTTCTGTCGTGCTCGGCATGGGCATTTCATGGCAGGCCGCTTTGTCTGGTGTTTTCATTTCAGGTCTTATCTTTGTTGCTCTTTCGTTAACAGGTTTTCGTGAAAAAATCATCAACGCCATTCCCCCAGAGCTGAAATTGGCAGTCGGCGCGGGTATCGGCCTGTTTATTACATTCGTTGGATTACAAGGTTCAGGAATTATTACATCCAACCCTTCCACACTCGTCACCATCGGAAACATTCACAGCGGTCCTGTGCTGTTAACGATTTTCGGTGTAATTGTAACGGTTATTTTAATGGTGCTTCGCGTTAACGCGGGCGTGTTTATCGGGATGCTGTTAACTGCGGTTGCCGGCATGATTTTCGGTTTGGTTCCGGTTCCGACTCAAATCATCGGCAGTGTGCCGAGCCTTGAGCCGACTTTCGGACAAGCGTGGCTTCATCTGCCGGATATTTTCTCCGTACAAATGCTGATCGTCATTTTAACGTTCTTGTTTGTCGGATTTTTTGATACAGCGGGTACACTGGTTGCTGTGGCAACTCAAGCTGGTTTAATGAAGGAAAACAAATTGCCGCGTGCGGGCCGTGCGCTTTTAGCTGATTCATCTTCGATTGTGATCGGCGCCATGCTCGGTACGTCTACCACAACTTCTTACGTGGAATCAAGCTCAGGCGTCGCTGCGGGTGCCCGCTCAGGATTTGCGGCAATTGTAACAGGTATTCTCTTTTTACTGGCTACGTTTTTCTCGCCGCTTCTATCAGTCGTTACCTCAAATGTAACGGCTCCGGCGCTGATCATTGTTGGTGCATTGATGGTGGCGCCGCTTGGCAAAATCGCTTGGGATAAGTTCGAGGTGGCCGTTCCCGCTTTCCTTACCATGATCATGATGCCGTTAACATACAGCATTGCAACTGGGATTGCCATCGGATTTATTTTCTATCCGATTACGATGGTGTGCAAAGGAAAAGCCAAAGAGGTTCATCCGATTATGTACGGGCTGTTTATCGTTTTTATCCTGTACTTTATCTTCTTAAAATAA
- a CDS encoding Fur-regulated basic protein FbpA, with amino-acid sequence MAEVLRRAINQKKQFLKTKLLLSEFYQGRGEQLADYTLSELEKEYKSLLKMKKEI; translated from the coding sequence ATGGCTGAAGTACTTCGCCGAGCGATTAATCAAAAGAAGCAATTTTTAAAAACCAAATTACTGCTCTCGGAATTTTATCAGGGAAGAGGGGAACAGCTTGCTGATTATACGCTGAGTGAGCTTGAGAAAGAATACAAATCCCTTCTGAAAATGAAAAAAGAGATCTGA
- a CDS encoding DUF2179 domain-containing protein produces the protein MMQTILSNGIAMVLIILIINIVYVSFFTIRMILTLKGQRYLAAGISTIEILVYVTGLSLVLDNLDQIQNVIAYALGYGLGVIVGMKIEEKLALGYMMVNVITKELDVDLPRQLREKGYGVTNWVVGGLEGDRTALQILTPRKYELQLYDTIKTIDSKAFIIAYEPKTIHGGFWVKAVKKRRIKE, from the coding sequence ATGATGCAAACCATCTTATCAAATGGAATAGCCATGGTTCTCATAATTCTCATTATTAATATTGTCTATGTGTCATTTTTTACGATAAGAATGATTTTAACGCTGAAAGGCCAGCGTTATTTAGCGGCCGGCATCAGTACGATTGAAATACTGGTTTATGTGACAGGATTGAGCCTGGTGCTCGATAACTTAGACCAGATTCAAAATGTGATTGCGTACGCGCTCGGTTACGGTCTTGGCGTCATTGTCGGCATGAAAATAGAAGAAAAATTGGCGCTTGGCTATATGATGGTCAATGTGATTACGAAGGAGCTTGATGTTGATCTTCCGAGGCAGCTCCGTGAAAAAGGCTACGGTGTGACAAACTGGGTGGTCGGCGGGCTTGAAGGCGACCGCACAGCCCTTCAGATTCTGACACCGAGAAAATATGAACTCCAGCTGTATGATACGATTAAGACAATTGATTCAAAAGCCTTTATTATTGCGTATGAACCAAAAACAATCCACGGCGGCTTCTGGGTCAAAGCGGTGAAGAAGAGGAGAATTAAAGAATAA
- a CDS encoding NETI motif-containing protein, producing the protein MAKPKKKKFEVTEQQTIDAVLQQMKEEGYLPVRRMEEPVFMEKKENGSIQIVPCGKKIVFEGKLI; encoded by the coding sequence ATGGCAAAGCCGAAGAAGAAAAAGTTTGAAGTGACAGAGCAGCAAACGATTGATGCTGTGCTTCAGCAAATGAAAGAAGAAGGGTATTTGCCTGTACGGCGAATGGAGGAGCCTGTTTTTATGGAGAAAAAGGAAAACGGGTCAATTCAGATCGTTCCATGCGGGAAAAAAATCGTATTTGAAGGGAAATTGATCTAA
- the purE gene encoding 5-(carboxyamino)imidazole ribonucleotide mutase, whose protein sequence is MQPLVGIIMGSTSDWETMKNACDILDELNVPYEKKVVSAHRTPDFMFEYAETARERGIKVIIAGAGGAAHLPGMTAAKTTLPVIGVPVQSKALNGMDSLLSIVQMPGGVPVATTAIGKAGAVNAGLLAAQMLSAFDEDLARKLDERRENTKQTVLESSDQLV, encoded by the coding sequence ATGCAGCCGCTAGTAGGAATCATCATGGGAAGCACTTCCGATTGGGAGACAATGAAAAACGCATGCGACATACTTGACGAACTTAATGTTCCGTACGAAAAGAAGGTCGTTTCCGCTCACCGGACGCCTGATTTCATGTTTGAATACGCTGAAACCGCGAGAGAAAGAGGCATCAAGGTGATTATCGCCGGTGCCGGAGGAGCGGCGCATCTGCCAGGGATGACGGCGGCGAAAACAACACTGCCGGTCATCGGAGTTCCGGTTCAGTCCAAGGCGCTGAACGGAATGGATTCTCTGCTTTCCATCGTCCAAATGCCCGGAGGCGTGCCTGTTGCGACAACAGCCATCGGCAAAGCAGGCGCTGTGAACGCAGGGCTGTTAGCGGCGCAAATGTTGTCAGCTTTTGACGAGGATCTTGCCCGTAAGCTGGATGAGAGAAGAGAAAATACTAAACAGACAGTGTTAGAAAGCAGTGATCAGCTTGTCTAA
- the purK gene encoding 5-(carboxyamino)imidazole ribonucleotide synthase: MSKQIIYPGAVIGIIGGGQLGKMMAVSAKQMGYKVAVVDPVKDSPCGQVADIEITAHYNDREAIRKLAEISDIITYEFENIDYDALHWLKDHAYLPQGSELLLITQNRETEKKAIQAAGCEVAPYSIVKTKDGLKQAVQELGLPAVLKTCRGGYDGKGQFVIKEEAQIEQAAALLEHGTCILESWVSFKMEMSVIVVRSVNGEISTFPAAENIHHNNILFQSIVPARVEKAIQRKAADLAVKLADELHLVGPLAVEMFLTEDGELLVNELAPRPHNSGHYTLDLCETSQFEQHIRAVCGLPLGKTDLLKPGMMVNLLGDEVKLVEEEPELIKEAKLYIYGKHEIKKGRKMGHITFMKQPEDQWIQEITNKWMNRDGGQAE, translated from the coding sequence TTGTCTAAACAAATCATCTATCCAGGAGCAGTGATCGGCATTATCGGCGGCGGCCAGCTTGGAAAAATGATGGCTGTGTCCGCCAAACAAATGGGGTATAAAGTCGCGGTCGTGGATCCGGTTAAAGATTCGCCATGCGGGCAGGTTGCGGATATTGAAATTACCGCTCATTACAATGATCGTGAAGCGATTCGAAAATTGGCTGAAATCAGCGACATCATCACGTATGAGTTTGAAAACATCGATTATGATGCGCTGCATTGGCTAAAAGATCATGCCTATCTCCCGCAAGGAAGTGAACTGCTGCTCATTACCCAAAATCGTGAAACAGAGAAAAAAGCCATTCAAGCCGCGGGCTGTGAAGTTGCTCCGTACAGCATCGTCAAAACAAAAGATGGATTGAAACAGGCGGTACAGGAGCTTGGACTTCCCGCGGTGCTGAAAACATGCCGCGGCGGATACGATGGCAAAGGCCAATTTGTGATCAAGGAAGAGGCGCAAATTGAGCAGGCTGCCGCTCTATTAGAACACGGTACTTGCATTCTCGAAAGCTGGGTTTCTTTTAAAATGGAAATGTCGGTCATCGTCGTCAGATCGGTAAACGGCGAAATTTCAACATTTCCGGCAGCAGAAAACATTCACCACAACAATATCCTCTTCCAAAGCATCGTGCCTGCACGGGTGGAAAAAGCGATCCAGAGGAAGGCTGCTGATTTGGCCGTTAAGCTTGCAGATGAGCTTCACCTTGTCGGGCCCCTCGCTGTTGAAATGTTCCTGACAGAAGACGGCGAGCTTTTGGTCAATGAACTGGCGCCAAGACCGCATAATTCAGGGCATTATACGCTGGACCTGTGCGAAACCAGCCAGTTTGAACAGCATATCAGAGCGGTATGCGGCCTTCCGCTCGGTAAAACAGATTTGCTGAAGCCGGGCATGATGGTGAATCTACTCGGCGATGAAGTGAAGCTTGTTGAGGAAGAGCCGGAGCTTATAAAAGAAGCAAAGCTCTATATATACGGAAAACATGAAATCAAAAAAGGCCGCAAAATGGGGCATATTACATTTATGAAGCAGCCTGAAGACCAATGGATTCAGGAGATCACAAATAAATGGATGAATAGAGACGGAGGACAAGCAGAATGA
- the purB gene encoding adenylosuccinate lyase: MIERYSRPEMSAIWTDENRFQAWLEVEILACEAWAELGVIPKEDVKVMRENASFDINRILEIEQDTRHDVVAFTRAVSESLGEERKWVHYGLTSTDVVDTALSYLLKQANDILLKDLERFVDIIKEKAKEHKYTVMMGRTHGVHAEPTTFGLKLALWHEEMKRNLERFKQAKEGIEVGKISGAVGTYANIDPFVEQYVCEKLGLKAAPISTQTLQRDRHADYMATLALIATSIEKFAVEIRGLQKSETREVEEFFAKGQKGSSAMPHKRNPIGSENMTGIARVIRGYMMTAYENVPLWHERDISHSSAERIILPDATIALNYMLNRFSNIVKNLTVFPENMKRNMDRTLGLIYSQRVLLALIDTGLTREEAYDTVQPKAMEAWEKQVPFRELVEAEEKITSRLSPEKIADCFDYNYHLKNVDLIFERLGLA; the protein is encoded by the coding sequence ATGATCGAACGTTATTCAAGACCTGAAATGTCCGCAATTTGGACGGATGAAAACAGATTTCAAGCATGGCTGGAGGTTGAGATTCTTGCCTGTGAAGCGTGGGCGGAGCTTGGCGTCATTCCGAAAGAAGACGTAAAGGTCATGCGCGAGAACGCGTCATTTGACATCAACCGCATTTTAGAAATCGAACAGGATACCCGCCATGACGTTGTCGCTTTTACACGCGCCGTTTCCGAATCACTGGGCGAAGAAAGAAAATGGGTGCACTACGGCTTAACGTCAACTGACGTTGTGGATACCGCTCTTTCTTACTTATTAAAACAGGCAAACGATATTCTGCTCAAGGACCTTGAGAGATTTGTTGACATTATAAAAGAAAAAGCGAAAGAACATAAATACACAGTCATGATGGGGCGCACACACGGCGTACACGCTGAGCCTACAACATTCGGCTTAAAACTTGCGCTTTGGCATGAGGAAATGAAACGTAACCTTGAGCGTTTCAAACAAGCAAAAGAAGGCATCGAGGTTGGGAAGATTTCCGGCGCTGTCGGCACATATGCGAACATTGACCCATTTGTTGAGCAATATGTCTGTGAGAAGCTCGGATTGAAAGCAGCACCGATTTCAACCCAAACCCTTCAGCGCGACCGCCATGCTGACTATATGGCGACACTTGCTTTGATCGCGACAAGCATCGAGAAGTTCGCAGTGGAAATTCGCGGTCTGCAAAAGAGTGAAACACGCGAAGTTGAGGAATTTTTCGCGAAAGGGCAAAAGGGTTCATCTGCAATGCCGCACAAACGCAATCCGATCGGTTCTGAAAACATGACAGGCATTGCGCGCGTCATCCGCGGATACATGATGACGGCTTACGAAAATGTTCCATTATGGCATGAGCGCGATATTTCTCATTCTTCAGCAGAACGGATTATTCTCCCGGATGCGACAATCGCGCTGAACTACATGCTGAACCGCTTCTCCAACATCGTGAAGAACTTAACGGTCTTCCCGGAAAACATGAAGCGCAACATGGACCGCACACTCGGCCTTATTTACTCTCAGCGTGTGCTGCTTGCTTTGATCGACACAGGCCTGACTCGTGAAGAAGCCTATGATACAGTACAGCCGAAAGCAATGGAAGCCTGGGAAAAACAAGTGCCGTTCCGTGAGCTTGTGGAAGCGGAGGAGAAAATCACGTCCCGTCTTTCTCCGGAAAAAATTGCTGACTGTTTTGATTACAACTACCATCTGAAAAATGTTGATCTGATCTTTGAACGTTTAGGTTTAGCATAG
- the purC gene encoding phosphoribosylaminoimidazolesuccinocarboxamide synthase has protein sequence MNIVKNELLYEGKAKKIYKTDDENTLYVVYKDSATAFNGEKKAEISGKGRLNNEISSLIFKHLHANGINNHFIERISETEQLIKKVTIVPLEVVVRNVVAGSMSKRLGIPEGTELEQPIIEFYYKDDALGDPLITEDHIWLLKAATPEQVENIKSVTKTVNEELQTIFADCHVRLIDFKLEFGLDPDGQVLLADEISPDTCRLWDKNTNEKLDKDLFRRNLGSLTDAYEEIFKRLGGIHHV, from the coding sequence GTGAATATTGTGAAGAATGAACTTTTATATGAAGGAAAAGCAAAAAAGATCTACAAAACCGATGACGAAAACACGTTGTATGTCGTGTATAAAGACTCCGCCACTGCTTTTAACGGCGAGAAAAAAGCAGAAATCAGCGGCAAAGGGCGCTTAAATAACGAGATTTCAAGCTTGATTTTCAAACATCTTCACGCTAATGGCATTAACAACCACTTTATCGAGCGCATATCGGAAACGGAGCAGCTCATCAAAAAGGTAACGATTGTGCCGCTTGAAGTCGTCGTCAGAAATGTTGTGGCAGGAAGCATGTCCAAACGTCTCGGCATTCCAGAAGGCACCGAGCTTGAACAGCCGATTATCGAGTTTTACTACAAGGATGACGCGCTGGGTGATCCGCTCATCACGGAAGATCATATTTGGCTCTTGAAAGCGGCAACTCCTGAGCAGGTAGAAAACATTAAGTCCGTTACAAAAACAGTAAATGAAGAGCTTCAAACCATTTTTGCCGATTGTCACGTCAGATTAATAGATTTTAAGCTTGAATTCGGTTTAGATCCAGACGGACAAGTGCTTTTGGCCGATGAAATTTCACCGGACACATGCCGCTTGTGGGATAAAAACACGAACGAAAAGCTGGACAAAGATTTATTCAGACGCAATCTTGGAAGCTTAACCGACGCATATGAAGAGATTTTCAAAAGACTGGGAGGCATTCATCATGTATAA
- the purS gene encoding phosphoribosylformylglycinamidine synthase subunit PurS encodes MYKVKVYVSLKESVLDPQGSAVQHALHSMTYNEVQDVRIGKYMELTIEKSDRDLDMLVKEMCEKLLANTVIEDYRYEVEEVVAQ; translated from the coding sequence ATGTATAAAGTAAAAGTTTATGTCAGCTTAAAAGAAAGTGTACTAGATCCACAAGGGAGCGCTGTCCAGCATGCCTTGCACAGTATGACTTACAACGAAGTTCAAGATGTGCGCATCGGTAAATATATGGAGCTTACGATCGAAAAATCTGACCGTGATCTTGACATGCTAGTGAAAGAAATGTGCGAAAAACTTCTTGCGAATACAGTGATTGAAGATTACAGATACGAAGTTGAGGAGGTAGTCGCACAGTGA